From a single Pseudobutyrivibrio xylanivorans genomic region:
- a CDS encoding LacI family DNA-binding transcriptional regulator encodes MATLKEISEYTGFSVTTVSRVLSEDETFSVSEATRCSIFAAAEKLNYKCKGNKTIKRKNSSRSFKVGIVEMEYDSFHLKDSYYIYMRNSVESACFNLKIETVPFRFNAESNEYENISGDVDGIVAIGQFSEIQVRAMEQWTENIVFIDSSPSPEKYFSVVPNYETGIRQGLDYLYENGHRNIAFAGVKYTLDSKLGKITESRRVLFDNIIKEYPDVIAAHIDTPSGSSGTAEAVLKHYDEIFIDKNVTAVFAFNEPTAIGVLRGLESKGKRVPDDISVLSYNDTVLAVMTQPQLTGIHIPMTEMANAAVFFLDRKMRQESGIPLKILVPTSITHRDSTKAL; translated from the coding sequence ATGGCCACTTTAAAGGAGATATCTGAGTATACGGGCTTTTCTGTTACAACAGTATCCAGAGTACTTAGCGAGGATGAAACATTCAGCGTTTCTGAGGCGACCAGGTGCTCGATATTTGCTGCAGCTGAAAAGCTTAATTATAAATGTAAAGGCAATAAAACTATAAAACGGAAGAATTCTTCTAGAAGTTTTAAAGTTGGTATTGTGGAGATGGAATATGATTCTTTTCACCTTAAGGATTCATACTATATTTATATGAGAAATAGTGTGGAGTCTGCCTGCTTTAATCTTAAAATTGAAACAGTGCCTTTTAGATTTAACGCTGAATCAAACGAATATGAAAATATATCCGGTGATGTGGATGGAATAGTAGCAATTGGCCAATTTTCTGAAATACAGGTTAGGGCTATGGAACAATGGACGGAAAACATTGTATTTATTGATTCTTCACCTTCACCTGAAAAATACTTTTCAGTTGTTCCTAATTACGAAACTGGAATTCGTCAGGGATTAGATTATCTCTATGAAAATGGTCATAGAAATATAGCTTTTGCGGGGGTTAAGTATACCCTCGATTCAAAATTAGGGAAAATAACAGAGAGTAGAAGGGTGCTTTTTGATAACATTATAAAGGAATATCCAGATGTGATAGCAGCTCACATTGATACCCCAAGTGGTTCAAGCGGAACAGCTGAGGCGGTGTTAAAGCATTATGACGAAATTTTCATTGATAAAAATGTAACTGCAGTTTTTGCATTTAATGAGCCAACTGCTATTGGCGTATTGCGTGGATTGGAGAGTAAGGGAAAACGTGTCCCAGATGATATAAGTGTCCTAAGCTATAATGATACTGTTCTAGCGGTTATGACACAGCCACAGCTCACTGGAATTCATATTCCTATGACTGAAATGGCGAATGCGGCTGTATTCTTTTTGGATAGGAAGATGCGACAAGAGAGTGGTATACCGCTTAAAATATTAGTTCCTACGTCGATAACACATAGAGACAGCACAAAGGCCTTATAA
- a CDS encoding carboxypeptidase regulatory-like domain-containing protein translates to MKKKMAIAMIIAASMVLGQPCYNEGVVVNAAERTSVKSPDKFLKISNDTFFKDKDGNNLYSQGGGIFEFNGTYYWYGVKYAEAVSYAETRTPSSVNNFVGITCYSSKDLVNWTDEGLIATPEDVFDADVMEGQPAAWVGRLGVTKLDDGTYALLVQHECDDADNSIDNANRGDTNPETDGWSKQVLIMTSDSPTGHFKWNNRINMKSYIGTTNTGDQTVFIDPATGKGYLLYSYGSGRGRMYLSQIVKGDDGLVTLTESRMIYSGAGREGNCMFEYNGKYYVCASDLYGWNASHCYYLVLDSLDDEYLQTRPVTKDMYLMNGCSDDYCHVSQTGFFYKVNGTKQDTVIFCGDRWSDFADNGDGYNVWCPLSFDENGIPYFNSLSDWKLNPKTGEWKTDSNNNFVKNGSFDADRISVTDFVGWNEEILNGSGSITNTKDCVTGKYALLMSGTGEYKEKISQNISSAGFALDNGLYDFSAKIKNTDGFNELALYAISGGTEYGLDITEVNEEFSVVTLKNVVVENNQVELGIYADGNGGKAIVDDLTFIKSDEESYTTGTLKGNISGEDETIGKKVVVKAKSEDGKYYSKEVAITSGETQYEIAHLPEGTYGITVEGDGVAIKMDEESSKDNSIADIHAVNTTGSVKGRVVTKTGLPLSGVEVTLKGNDEEHTQTTNESGEYEFKDIKQGSYSIEYSLKEYAVANDVESETKVAAGFTTVKADTKMGKVQGKVAGSVENGSNALIIAKATDGSTDYYIARADEDGEFQFDSLPGGEYTIMATTTPNMQYDSVPACAGKVKVSGSESIYISLRMGDDVTSKITNPTFDGKNLDGWENGGDKAGYRNGKKNSHGTYDLAPWANDDFTVDTYQTISDLEDGYYVLSCYAQADYTSNDSLYLYGRSSDDTSKVVIPAGASSYELIALKVKVTDGQLTIGIAGNMSAGKWANIDDFHLGYLGNDIEINKETVEEESEEMSEDYEPTTPASPETLEEFVLVGTSRAVVKKTQSEDNNKSDGGTSNGQKAQEPKQDEPKSEESKSQEGKVEQKPEQSNASESKSSGTQQSQPSTSASQSAPTVKEVVQPTETKQVANNSSAQTNSNVNNKQQVKTTTSDNNKIPEVKDEDELTADQEEIIDDTTEEKLETVIENEQVPAAAESVNESESNGSALPIVLGIIAAIAIASGAGVIIVRRRLW, encoded by the coding sequence ATGAAGAAAAAGATGGCTATTGCCATGATCATTGCAGCATCTATGGTTTTGGGACAACCATGCTACAATGAAGGAGTTGTTGTTAATGCAGCCGAAAGAACGTCGGTGAAAAGTCCTGATAAGTTTCTGAAAATCTCAAATGACACTTTTTTTAAGGATAAGGATGGAAATAATCTTTATTCTCAGGGAGGCGGCATTTTTGAATTTAATGGAACTTATTATTGGTATGGTGTGAAATATGCTGAGGCAGTGTCATATGCAGAAACCAGAACACCATCTTCAGTAAATAATTTTGTTGGAATCACCTGCTATTCTTCAAAAGATTTGGTTAATTGGACTGATGAGGGGTTGATTGCAACGCCTGAGGATGTATTTGATGCAGATGTGATGGAGGGACAGCCAGCTGCTTGGGTAGGCAGATTAGGTGTGACCAAATTGGACGATGGAACCTATGCACTGCTGGTACAGCATGAATGTGATGATGCAGACAATAGTATAGATAATGCGAATCGTGGAGATACAAATCCAGAGACAGATGGATGGAGTAAGCAGGTGTTGATTATGACATCTGATTCACCAACAGGTCATTTTAAATGGAACAATCGTATTAATATGAAAAGCTATATAGGAACTACAAATACAGGTGATCAGACTGTGTTTATAGATCCTGCAACAGGCAAAGGATACCTTTTATATTCCTATGGAAGCGGAAGAGGAAGAATGTATCTTTCACAAATTGTAAAGGGTGATGATGGACTTGTTACACTGACTGAATCAAGGATGATATATTCTGGTGCCGGTCGTGAAGGCAATTGCATGTTTGAATACAACGGAAAGTATTATGTTTGCGCTTCTGATTTATATGGTTGGAATGCTTCACACTGCTATTATCTTGTGTTGGATAGTTTAGATGATGAATATCTTCAGACTCGTCCAGTTACGAAAGATATGTATTTGATGAATGGTTGTTCAGATGATTATTGCCACGTAAGTCAGACTGGTTTTTTCTATAAGGTAAATGGAACAAAGCAGGATACCGTAATTTTCTGTGGTGATAGATGGTCAGATTTTGCAGATAATGGAGATGGATATAATGTGTGGTGTCCGCTTTCATTTGATGAGAATGGAATTCCTTATTTTAATTCTTTGAGTGATTGGAAATTAAACCCGAAAACAGGAGAATGGAAGACAGATAGCAATAATAATTTTGTAAAGAATGGTAGCTTTGACGCAGACAGAATATCAGTTACTGATTTCGTGGGCTGGAATGAGGAGATACTTAATGGCTCTGGTTCAATTACAAATACGAAGGACTGCGTCACTGGAAAATATGCGTTGCTCATGTCTGGAACAGGTGAGTATAAAGAAAAAATTTCCCAGAATATATCATCAGCAGGATTTGCACTGGATAATGGTTTGTATGATTTTTCAGCAAAGATAAAGAATACTGATGGTTTCAACGAATTGGCTCTGTATGCAATAAGTGGAGGTACTGAGTATGGCTTGGATATTACAGAAGTCAATGAAGAGTTTTCAGTTGTAACATTGAAAAATGTAGTTGTTGAAAACAATCAGGTAGAGCTTGGAATATATGCTGATGGAAATGGCGGTAAAGCTATAGTTGATGATTTGACCTTTATAAAAAGTGATGAGGAAAGCTACACTACAGGCACATTAAAAGGAAATATTTCAGGTGAGGATGAGACAATAGGTAAAAAAGTCGTTGTCAAGGCAAAGAGTGAAGACGGAAAGTACTATTCAAAAGAAGTTGCCATTACTTCAGGAGAGACACAATATGAAATAGCTCATTTGCCAGAAGGTACCTATGGTATTACTGTAGAGGGTGATGGAGTAGCAATAAAGATGGATGAAGAAAGCTCAAAGGATAATTCCATTGCTGATATTCATGCAGTAAATACAACAGGAAGCGTGAAAGGCCGTGTTGTCACAAAGACAGGATTACCATTAAGTGGAGTTGAAGTTACATTAAAAGGTAACGATGAAGAGCATACACAGACTACAAACGAAAGTGGTGAATATGAATTCAAAGATATCAAGCAGGGAAGTTATTCAATTGAATATTCTTTAAAGGAATATGCTGTGGCTAATGATGTTGAATCTGAAACAAAAGTGGCAGCTGGTTTTACCACTGTAAAAGCTGATACCAAGATGGGAAAAGTGCAGGGAAAAGTAGCTGGTTCTGTTGAAAATGGAAGTAATGCATTAATAATAGCAAAAGCAACAGATGGTTCTACGGATTATTACATTGCTAGGGCAGATGAAGACGGAGAATTTCAATTTGATAGTTTGCCGGGAGGTGAATATACCATCATGGCAACTACAACCCCAAATATGCAATACGATTCTGTTCCTGCTTGTGCTGGAAAAGTTAAGGTCTCTGGTTCAGAGAGCATTTATATTTCTCTAAGGATGGGTGATGACGTAACATCAAAAATCACTAATCCTACATTTGATGGAAAGAATCTCGATGGATGGGAGAACGGTGGTGATAAAGCTGGATATCGTAATGGAAAGAAAAACAGCCATGGAACCTATGATTTGGCTCCTTGGGCAAACGATGATTTTACGGTAGATACATATCAGACAATCAGTGATTTGGAAGATGGATATTATGTTCTTTCTTGCTACGCTCAAGCAGATTACACATCCAATGATTCCTTATATCTTTACGGTAGAAGTTCAGATGATACATCAAAGGTTGTTATACCAGCTGGTGCATCATCTTATGAGTTGATTGCATTAAAGGTTAAAGTGACAGATGGACAGCTTACTATTGGAATCGCTGGAAATATGTCAGCAGGCAAATGGGCTAACATTGATGATTTTCATTTAGGTTACTTAGGAAATGATATCGAGATAAATAAGGAAACCGTTGAAGAAGAAAGCGAGGAAATGTCTGAGGATTATGAGCCAACAACTCCTGCTTCGCCAGAAACACTAGAAGAATTTGTACTTGTAGGAACAAGTAGAGCAGTTGTTAAGAAAACTCAGTCTGAAGATAATAATAAGTCTGATGGTGGTACATCAAATGGACAAAAAGCTCAGGAGCCAAAACAGGATGAGCCAAAATCCGAGGAAAGCAAGAGTCAAGAAGGCAAAGTAGAACAAAAGCCTGAGCAGTCTAACGCTAGTGAAAGCAAGTCTTCCGGAACGCAGCAGTCTCAGCCAAGCACTAGTGCTAGTCAATCGGCACCAACAGTAAAAGAGGTTGTTCAGCCAACTGAGACAAAGCAGGTTGCAAATAATTCATCTGCGCAGACTAATTCAAATGTGA
- a CDS encoding glycosyl hydrolase family 8 yields the protein MKSYRNIFLEIGKSQEEIETRLNETFDEIFYGVNKFYETTEDGSMGYLVDTGNIDTRTEGISYGMMMAVQMNKKKEFDQLWNWAMTNMYLEDGDNKGYFAWSVATDGTKNAYGPAPDGEEFFAMALIFASHRWGDGEGIYNYSQKAKELLKVCLHHEEMYGGHNMWNEDGLIKFVPGLEFTDPSYHLPHFYDLFAENCDPEDETAWKKCAAASREYLKKACHPKTGLSPEYSYYDGRPYPDHEHFGGRHDWFYSDAYRTIANIGLCYEWADKDTEFGTWCRATANNLQEFFANLPSEDKRGIYEIDGTVLEGKALHPVGLTATIAQASLAADGAHALTAVEEFWNTPLRTGERRYFDNCLYLFAMLALSGNYRIW from the coding sequence ATGAAAAGTTATAGAAATATTTTTTTAGAAATTGGTAAGTCTCAGGAAGAAATTGAGACTAGACTTAACGAGACATTTGATGAGATTTTTTATGGAGTCAACAAGTTTTATGAAACAACTGAGGATGGCTCCATGGGATATCTTGTAGATACTGGAAATATTGATACTCGTACAGAGGGTATTTCCTATGGCATGATGATGGCTGTTCAAATGAATAAGAAAAAGGAATTTGATCAGCTGTGGAATTGGGCCATGACAAATATGTACCTTGAGGATGGCGATAACAAAGGCTATTTTGCTTGGTCAGTAGCCACTGATGGTACAAAGAATGCATACGGACCAGCTCCAGATGGCGAGGAATTCTTTGCAATGGCACTTATCTTTGCAAGTCACCGTTGGGGAGATGGCGAGGGCATCTACAACTATAGTCAAAAAGCTAAAGAGCTTTTGAAAGTGTGCCTCCATCATGAAGAAATGTATGGTGGCCACAATATGTGGAATGAGGACGGACTGATTAAGTTTGTTCCAGGACTTGAATTTACGGACCCATCATATCACCTTCCACATTTCTACGACTTGTTTGCTGAGAATTGTGACCCAGAAGACGAGACAGCTTGGAAAAAATGTGCAGCTGCAAGTCGTGAATATTTGAAAAAAGCTTGTCATCCAAAGACTGGACTTTCCCCAGAGTACAGCTACTATGATGGCAGACCTTATCCAGACCACGAGCATTTTGGTGGTCGTCACGATTGGTTCTACAGCGATGCTTACAGAACCATCGCAAACATCGGCCTATGCTATGAATGGGCCGACAAGGATACTGAGTTCGGCACTTGGTGCCGTGCCACAGCAAACAATTTGCAGGAGTTCTTCGCAAACCTCCCAAGTGAAGACAAGCGAGGCATCTACGAAATCGACGGAACAGTTCTTGAAGGCAAGGCACTTCATCCGGTAGGCTTGACTGCAACAATCGCTCAGGCGTCACTTGCAGCGGATGGAGCACATGCCCTCACTGCAGTAGAGGAGTTCTGGAATACTCCTCTTAGAACTGGAGAGAGAAGATACTTCGACAACTGCCTGTATTTGTTCGCAATGCTGGCATTAAGTGGAAATTATCGAATTTGGTAG
- a CDS encoding carbohydrate ABC transporter permease — protein sequence MDQTSNILENVAFSAKKTREVATVEKARKRKRISGADLAFRICNGLFMIIFVVVTLYPVLNTLAVSLNDGTDALRGGIYLVPRVFTMKNYVTVLQKDNLITGAFVTVARTLIGTLLALVSNAILAFIVSRKNFMFAKQVSLFWVVTMYVNGGLIPTFLLFKSLGLTNSFAVYVIPGMLSAFNMLVIRTYMRGIPDSLEESAQLDGAGYTTIFLKIISPLCKPVYATVALFVAVGQWNSWFDAMLYNRMSSDLTTLQYELMKLLSSVTNQSSSAESMKNSNGTVTPTSVRAAATIITMLPIICIYPFLQKYFVTGLTLGGVKE from the coding sequence ATGGATCAGACTAGTAATATTTTAGAAAACGTTGCCTTTTCTGCAAAGAAAACCAGGGAGGTTGCCACAGTGGAAAAAGCAAGAAAGAGAAAGAGAATTTCGGGCGCTGATTTAGCATTTAGAATTTGTAACGGACTTTTCATGATTATCTTCGTAGTCGTTACACTTTATCCTGTACTTAATACACTTGCTGTATCATTAAACGATGGTACAGATGCTCTTAGAGGTGGTATTTACCTTGTTCCTAGAGTATTCACAATGAAGAACTATGTAACAGTTCTTCAGAAGGATAACCTGATTACAGGTGCCTTCGTAACAGTTGCAAGAACGCTCATTGGTACACTTCTTGCACTTGTATCAAATGCGATACTTGCCTTCATCGTAAGCCGAAAGAACTTTATGTTCGCAAAGCAGGTATCACTTTTCTGGGTAGTAACAATGTATGTTAACGGCGGATTGATTCCAACATTCCTCCTTTTTAAATCCCTTGGACTTACAAACAGTTTCGCAGTATATGTAATACCAGGAATGCTATCTGCCTTTAACATGCTTGTCATCAGAACATACATGAGAGGTATTCCAGACAGCTTAGAGGAATCTGCACAGCTGGATGGTGCTGGCTATACAACTATTTTCCTAAAGATTATTTCTCCATTATGCAAGCCAGTATACGCAACAGTTGCTCTTTTCGTAGCTGTTGGTCAGTGGAACTCATGGTTCGATGCAATGCTTTATAACAGAATGAGCAGCGACTTAACTACATTGCAGTATGAGCTTATGAAACTCCTTTCCTCAGTAACAAACCAGAGCTCATCTGCTGAGTCAATGAAAAACTCTAACGGAACTGTAACCCCTACATCCGTTAGAGCAGCTGCAACAATCATTACAATGCTTCCAATTATTTGTATCTATCCATTCTTACAGAAGTACTTCGTAACTGGATTAACACTTGGTGGCGTAAAGGAATAA
- a CDS encoding ABC transporter permease: MNKKAITWVEVKRQRVLLIWAAIITVYGIIFHYLPLCGWLMAFQNYKPVTGLLHSQFIGFDKFRGLFSDASFIRVIRNTLAMGVINLAVTFIMAIVFAILLNEMASKGGKKVVQTISYLPHFLSWIIVTGILHDALSGTGIINTLLVNFGCIDQPINFFAHEKYFWPIVAFANVWKETGWNAIIYLAAITSIDPSLYEAAAIDGAGRWAKIKHVTLPGIKPTIMILLLMNVGNVLNAGFEIQYLLGNGLVQNVSQTIDIYVLKWGISQGDYSLGTAAGIFKSVVSIVLIVICNQMAKRHGEERLF, translated from the coding sequence ATGAATAAAAAAGCAATCACCTGGGTTGAAGTTAAGCGCCAAAGAGTTCTTTTAATTTGGGCAGCAATCATCACAGTATACGGTATTATCTTTCATTATTTACCACTTTGCGGTTGGCTTATGGCTTTCCAGAACTACAAGCCAGTCACAGGTCTTTTACATTCACAGTTTATCGGATTTGATAAATTCAGAGGATTATTCTCAGATGCATCATTCATTCGAGTTATCCGAAACACATTAGCAATGGGTGTTATCAACCTTGCAGTTACTTTCATTATGGCTATCGTATTTGCGATACTCTTAAATGAAATGGCTTCAAAGGGCGGCAAGAAAGTAGTTCAGACTATTTCTTACTTACCTCACTTCCTTTCATGGATCATCGTTACAGGTATTCTTCACGATGCTCTTTCAGGAACAGGTATCATTAACACACTTTTAGTAAACTTCGGTTGCATTGATCAACCAATCAACTTCTTTGCACATGAAAAATATTTCTGGCCAATCGTTGCCTTCGCAAACGTTTGGAAGGAGACAGGCTGGAATGCAATTATATATTTAGCAGCAATTACATCTATTGACCCATCACTTTACGAGGCAGCAGCTATCGATGGTGCAGGCAGATGGGCAAAGATTAAGCACGTAACACTTCCTGGCATTAAGCCAACTATCATGATTCTTCTTCTTATGAACGTTGGTAACGTACTTAATGCAGGTTTCGAAATTCAGTACTTACTCGGTAACGGACTTGTTCAGAACGTATCTCAGACAATTGATATCTACGTTTTGAAATGGGGTATCAGCCAGGGTGACTACTCACTTGGTACAGCAGCTGGTATCTTCAAGAGTGTTGTTTCTATCGTTCTTATTGTTATCTGTAACCAGATGGCAAAGAGACACGGTGAAGAGAGATTATTCTAA